In Thermostichus vulcanus str. 'Rupite', the genomic stretch GATCCCCACAGATTGCAATGCTTGACCGCGCTGCACTACTGTCTCGTCTAAGGGGATCCTAGCCTTGGCCACCTGCAATGACCTCAGCAATCGTTCCCGCCGTTCAGGATCCGGTGTGGCCCGCATCTCAAACTCCACCACGTCGCTCGTGAACAGCAAACAGTCCCCACTCTCACAACGGCTTAGGATCAGTAGCACCGCCTCTGCCTCTAGCCGGATTCGCTCTTGGCTCTGGTCATCAAAGGGGCGATTCAAACAACAGACATCCAGATAAATCCGTTGCATGAATGGGATCCCTCACGCCACCATCGCCAAGCTGTGCCAGTCTAGCCCAGTGGGGAAACGCCTGCCGGATGCTCTCTACGTCCACCATTCGGCTCTTTGCCACCTGGATCCCCAGCTTCAGTGCCTCGAACAGTCCGCCCGTCAACACCTGCCCTCCCCCAACGGCTTCACCCTGGTCAAGTTCTCCCTCACCCAACCCAAACTCTCCTATCTCACCTACCCCGACTTCGATACGGATCCCCATCCAGCTTTGCACCACAGCACCCAGGTGGATCTCAGCACTGGACAGGTGAGCGAGCAAGACTACAGCCGCCGCCCCAATCCCCCCATCCTGCACCGCAAAGAAGCCTTCGTTGCCCCCGACTATCCTCACTTTGAAACTTTTCAAGCTCTCACCCAAGCCGAAGAACGCCACGAGCTTCTGAAAGACTCCCACCACATCGGCACTCAACAGGGCTGGAATGCTCGCCTGCAACAACACGGGATCCACATTCAAAATCATCAACTCAGCCACTCCCCCCGCTCCTGCCCCACCATCCACCGCCACCGCGCCGCCATCGTCCGCCCTGACTTATCCAAACCTGTCCGGGTCGCCCTCGAAGCCGGGATCCTCACCCCCGCCACCACCTTCTTCGACTACGGCTGTGGTCACGGCAATGACCATCAACGGCTAGCCCGCCAAGGATTTACCTCAGAAGGCTGGGATCCCCACTTTCGCCCCCATACTCCCAGGATCCCAGCTGATATCGTCAATCTGGGCTATGTCATCAATGTGATTGAGGATCCGGCAGAGCGGCGAGAAGCCCTGCTCAATGCCTGGAACCTCACCCAACGAGTCCTGATTGTGGCTGCCCAAGTGCTGCTCGACAATGCCACCCAGGGCCAAATCGCCTATGGAGACGGCATCATCACCCGCCGCAACACCTTTCAAAAGTATTTCGACCAACAGGAACTCAAAACCTACATCGACCAGGTGCTAGAGGTTGACGCCATCCCCGTCGCCCTGGGGATCTACTTTGTCTTCCGTGATGAAGCCCAAGCCCAGAGCTTCCGCGCCTCCCGCTTTAGATCCCATGCCACCACCCCCCGCATCCGCCTTCAGGTCAAACGCTTTGACAATTACCGGGAACTGCTCACCCCCCTGATGGATTTCGTTACCGAACGGGGACGGATGCCCATCAAAGGGGAATTGCCCACAGAGTCCGAGATCGTCCAAGAGTTTGGATCCCTGCATCGTGCCTTCCAGGTGATTTTGCAGGTTACCGACCAAGCCGAGTGGCATCAAATCGCAGAACGGCGAAAACAGGATCTGATGCTCTATCTGGCACTGAGCAACTTTGGTCGCCGTCCCAAACTCAGCCACCTGGCTCCCGAAACCCAAACCGACCTCAAATCCCTGTTTGGCAGCTACCGACAAGCCTGTACCGAAGCGGATGCCATGCTCCACAGCTTGGGAGATTTGAGTCTGGTGGCCCAAAAATGTCAGTCCAGCCCCGTAGGGCTCCAGGGATCCCGTTCCTTTATGGTTCATGTCTCTGCCCTGGAGAGGCTGGATCCCGTCTTGAGGCTCTACGAAGGCTGCGCTAGTCGCACCATTGGCCGCCCGGATGAAGCCACCTTGGTCAAGTTTCAGACCCAAAAGCCCAAGATTGCCTACTTGTTTGTCCCCGACTTCGACCGGGATCCCCATCCTGCTATCCACACCCGCATGGAAGTTGATCTTCGCACTCTGCGCGTCCATTACCAAGATTTCAAGCCGGAAGAAAACCCCCCCATCCTGCACCGCAAAGAAGCCCTGGTCGCCCCCGACTATCCCCTCTACGAGAAATTTGCCAAACTTACCCGCCAGGAAGAAGACTGGGGACTGCTGGATGATGAATCTCTGATCTCCAAACGTTGGGGCTGGGAACGCTGCTTAGCTGACCATTGTGCCACTCTGCAAGGGCATCGTCTGGTTTGGCGTAAAGATGGGAATCCCTACACCATCAAGATCCTCCGCTCTCAGATGCGCGCTCGGCAGAAACAACGACCGGATTCAGCGGGGGATGATCCTGGCTAGCTCCACCCCATGAGCTGACACCGTTACATGGACCGTTGGGAGCCACTAACGCTCGTTAATGCTTATCCCAGGGATCCGGTCACTCGCTGTAACGTGGGGATGAAATCTGGGTAAGAAATGCGGGCACAATCCGCCCCAGCCAAAGTTGTGGATCCCTGGGCGCCCAAAGCCGCCACCATTAGGCTCATGGCAATGCGGTGATCCTCATGGCTATCTACCTCCGCTCCCTGCAGAGGGATCCCTCCTTGGATTTCTAAGCCATCAGGATGTTCCCGCACCCGCGCCCCCAGACGACCCAGCTCCTGTGCCATAGCGGCCAACCGATCACTTTCTTTCACCCGCAGCTCTGCCGCATCTCGAATCACCGTCACCCCCTCTGCAAAAGCTGCCGCCACCGCCAACACCGGGATCTCATCGATCAACGTCGGGATCCGGTCGCCCGCAATGGTGCAGCCCCGTAAGGGAGCCGAACGCACCCGCAAATTGCCCAAAGGCTCACCCGCAATTTCTCGCGCATTCTCGATCTGAATATCTGCCCCCATTTCCCTGAGCACCTCCAATACACCGGTGCGGGTGGGGTTCAAGCCGACATTCTCCAGAAGCAATTCACTCTCGGGCAGAATCGAGCCGGCCACCAACCAAAAGGCCGCCGAACTGATATCCCCCGGTACGGTCACCGCTTGCCCCCGCAACCGGGATCCCCCCACAACGGCTACGGTTTTCTCCTCCGGATCCGCCTTGATCTCGGCCCCAAAGGCCCGTAGCATCCGCTCAGAATGATCCCGCGAAAGCGCCGGTTCCGTCACTTGCGTGGTGCCTTCCGCCAACAGACCCGCCAACAAAAGGCAAGATTTCACTTGGGCCGAGGCTACCGGAGAGTGATAGTGAATCCCTTTGAGGGATCCCCCCTGCACAGCCAAAGGAGCGAGATTTCCTCCGGCCCGACCCCAAATCTGTGCCCCCATCAGTCGCAAGGGATCCACCACTCGTCGCATCGGTCGGGAACGCAGGGAGCCATCCCCCGTCACGGCAAAAAAGCGCCCGGCATGGCCAGCCAGGATCCCCAACATCAGCCGCATCGTCGTCCCAGAATTGCCCGCATTCAAAACATCCATCGGTTCTTGCAGCTGGCCCAAACCAATCCCCTGGATGCGCACCCAGTCCGTATTCAGCTCAGAAATCTCCGCCCCCATGGCCCGAAAGCACGCAGCCGTACTACGGGGATCCTCCCCCAGCAGCAGCCCTTGAATCGTGGTTTCCCCTTCCGCCAGGGATCCCAGCATCAAAGCCCGATGGGAAATGGATTTATCCCCAGGAATACGGACTTGGCCCCGCAGACCAGAAACAGGGGACACAATCAGGGCACGGGCAGAAGAATCGGTTTGCAACACAGCAGACGTTACAGAAGTTCAGGCAGTCTCAATCATACTCGTACCCGTGCTGGCGATTCCCTCCAGGTTGCGGGTCACCGTTGCCATGACCCTGACCGGCTTGACAGGCTGTCTTTTGACGGGATCCGCCGCTGTTGTGGAGGATAAACAGTAACAACATGGATTCCTAGGTCGAGGTTGGCCTCGGCCTTTTATTTTGGTTATTTGGGTGGGGTTTTGCGCCCTTTGCCCACAAGACAAGTCTGAGAAATCCTGATTAAAATCAAGCAAATGCCTCTAACGAAGTCGTGTCTTCCTCTAGCCAGCCTGTAGAGCCTCTCCCCGCGCCTGTCGATTGGCCATTGAGTCGGATCCCGGGGATTAGCGCTGCCGATCAATCTGCCTTGAAGAAAGCGGGCATTGAATCGACCCAGCACTTGCTGGATTATTGTTCCACGGCAGCGCAGCAGCAAGCCCTTTCCACCCAACTGAAGATCCCTTTGCGCTTTATTCACAAATGGGTGGCGCTAGCGGATTTGGCCCAGATACCTTCGGTGGGGCCAGAAGGTTGTGGGCTACTGTTACATGCAGGCATAGTGTCGGTGGAGCAGTTGGCGCAGGGATCCCCGCAGGCACTGCATCGCAACCTTTGCCGTCTTCAGGTGAGATCCCTGGGACAACGGGGGAGCCAACTGAGTTTTGCACAAGTCACAGAGTGGATTCGCCAAGCGCAACAAAGAACCCAGGGAATCTCCAGTGGATCCTGAATGAGGACTCTAATCTCTAACTGGGAATAAAGCATTGTGGTTCCTCCTCCTCAAGTTCTACCCCCATTCCTTTACCCGCCTCTGCATTGGGGGCTGAAAACCCTTTTCCCAGACTGTTTGTGGGAATTACCGATCCTCCCGAAGACTCAGCCGGTTGCCCTCACCTTTGACGATGGCCCCCATCCCGACTACACCCCGCCTCTGCTGGAGGTTTTGGCGCACTTTCAGGTACCTGGCAATTTTTTTGTCCTCGGCGAACGGGTGCAGCGCTGGCCTCATCTGGCTCAAGAGATCGTCCAGCAAGGCCATCACATCGGCCTCCACGGTTGGCAACATCACTCCTTTACCCAACTGACTCAGGAAGCACTGCACCAAAGCCTAACCCGAACCCA encodes the following:
- the aroA gene encoding 3-phosphoshikimate 1-carboxyvinyltransferase yields the protein MLQTDSSARALIVSPVSGLRGQVRIPGDKSISHRALMLGSLAEGETTIQGLLLGEDPRSTAACFRAMGAEISELNTDWVRIQGIGLGQLQEPMDVLNAGNSGTTMRLMLGILAGHAGRFFAVTGDGSLRSRPMRRVVDPLRLMGAQIWGRAGGNLAPLAVQGGSLKGIHYHSPVASAQVKSCLLLAGLLAEGTTQVTEPALSRDHSERMLRAFGAEIKADPEEKTVAVVGGSRLRGQAVTVPGDISSAAFWLVAGSILPESELLLENVGLNPTRTGVLEVLREMGADIQIENAREIAGEPLGNLRVRSAPLRGCTIAGDRIPTLIDEIPVLAVAAAFAEGVTVIRDAAELRVKESDRLAAMAQELGRLGARVREHPDGLEIQGGIPLQGAEVDSHEDHRIAMSLMVAALGAQGSTTLAGADCARISYPDFIPTLQRVTGSLG
- a CDS encoding PIN domain-containing protein, coding for MQRIYLDVCCLNRPFDDQSQERIRLEAEAVLLILSRCESGDCLLFTSDVVEFEMRATPDPERRERLLRSLQVAKARIPLDETVVQRGQALQSVGIQLLDSLHVASAEQGQVDVFLTVDDRLLRQVGRAATVSVTVDNPVSWLMGQPMEET
- a CDS encoding DNA phosphorothioation-associated putative methyltransferase, with the protein product MNGIPHATIAKLCQSSPVGKRLPDALYVHHSALCHLDPQLQCLEQSARQHLPSPNGFTLVKFSLTQPKLSYLTYPDFDTDPHPALHHSTQVDLSTGQVSEQDYSRRPNPPILHRKEAFVAPDYPHFETFQALTQAEERHELLKDSHHIGTQQGWNARLQQHGIHIQNHQLSHSPRSCPTIHRHRAAIVRPDLSKPVRVALEAGILTPATTFFDYGCGHGNDHQRLARQGFTSEGWDPHFRPHTPRIPADIVNLGYVINVIEDPAERREALLNAWNLTQRVLIVAAQVLLDNATQGQIAYGDGIITRRNTFQKYFDQQELKTYIDQVLEVDAIPVALGIYFVFRDEAQAQSFRASRFRSHATTPRIRLQVKRFDNYRELLTPLMDFVTERGRMPIKGELPTESEIVQEFGSLHRAFQVILQVTDQAEWHQIAERRKQDLMLYLALSNFGRRPKLSHLAPETQTDLKSLFGSYRQACTEADAMLHSLGDLSLVAQKCQSSPVGLQGSRSFMVHVSALERLDPVLRLYEGCASRTIGRPDEATLVKFQTQKPKIAYLFVPDFDRDPHPAIHTRMEVDLRTLRVHYQDFKPEENPPILHRKEALVAPDYPLYEKFAKLTRQEEDWGLLDDESLISKRWGWERCLADHCATLQGHRLVWRKDGNPYTIKILRSQMRARQKQRPDSAGDDPG
- a CDS encoding DUF4332 domain-containing protein codes for the protein MSSSSQPVEPLPAPVDWPLSRIPGISAADQSALKKAGIESTQHLLDYCSTAAQQQALSTQLKIPLRFIHKWVALADLAQIPSVGPEGCGLLLHAGIVSVEQLAQGSPQALHRNLCRLQVRSLGQRGSQLSFAQVTEWIRQAQQRTQGISSGS
- a CDS encoding polysaccharide deacetylase family protein, translating into MVPPPQVLPPFLYPPLHWGLKTLFPDCLWELPILPKTQPVALTFDDGPHPDYTPPLLEVLAHFQVPGNFFVLGERVQRWPHLAQEIVQQGHHIGLHGWQHHSFTQLTQEALHQSLTRTQAALAEACGGIPGDYRDVRPPNGLFWPQTLTHLREWGLRVVMWSVVPEDWLAPPVEVVLERILTQVRAGSIIVLHDGSQGGSQVAAITQQLIPKLQERSFQLVRLSDP